One window of Dyadobacter sandarakinus genomic DNA carries:
- a CDS encoding response regulator gives MTPLKVLLVEDDAIDAMEFMRAVRKSQVQIGEVKTCRYAEEALSALTSWEPGCVFLDYQLPRTNGLELLKRMKKMAPALPVVVLTSQGDERIAVEMMKAGAMDYFPKSEINPERLIKVFHTISQMIFAEQARVEAEHELAKKDAFINKIALLSPNIMYVIDIENWTEIFHNRQIWNILGYTDGLVPDMGNGFSGIIDPQDHRLFKEHYSRMRKWVRDSEVVEKEFRLKHRDGSDVWILTREVPFRRNGGGKVKEVLGTAIDITGRKLAEQELLSAKQAAEEATRIKSDFLSTMSHEIRTPMNAIVGFTDLLLVGQLDSQQRQYLNTIKYSADNLMVILNDILDFSKIEAGKFKLDRFEFDIRDRIAYLVDTFRIRATQKDVDLFFCVDDDVPGILLGDPHRLNQILVNLVGNALKFTEEGCVRISLHLDKDYGNNADIRIEVADTGIGISEDKMNTIFDSFSQAHHNDANKFFGGTGLGLTITRQLTELLDGTIKAESTLGKGSVFTVTLNFGKGDTSYREEKTDNPVVHSLKGYRILAAEDILANQILLKHLLEKWEAGYTICSNGKELLGALAENDFDLILMDIQMPVMDGITAMKKIQSSMLHKAHIPVIALTADTFAVQTPEIAQCNFSGFVTKPFKAGDLISEISRHLVLEASGQEPRFSAN, from the coding sequence AGGTATGCTGAAGAGGCACTATCGGCACTCACATCCTGGGAGCCCGGCTGTGTTTTTCTGGATTACCAGCTGCCCAGGACCAACGGATTGGAACTGCTCAAAAGAATGAAGAAAATGGCGCCTGCCTTGCCGGTGGTGGTGCTCACTTCCCAGGGTGACGAGCGAATCGCCGTGGAGATGATGAAGGCTGGTGCAATGGACTATTTTCCCAAATCGGAAATAAATCCCGAACGGCTGATCAAGGTTTTTCACACGATAAGCCAGATGATCTTTGCCGAGCAGGCACGCGTGGAGGCAGAGCACGAGCTGGCCAAAAAGGATGCATTCATCAATAAAATTGCCCTGCTCTCGCCCAATATCATGTATGTCATTGACATTGAAAACTGGACAGAGATTTTTCATAACAGGCAGATCTGGAACATTCTCGGTTATACCGATGGGCTTGTACCTGATATGGGCAATGGTTTTTCGGGCATTATTGACCCGCAGGACCATCGCCTGTTTAAAGAACATTACAGCCGCATGCGCAAGTGGGTGCGGGATTCGGAAGTTGTTGAAAAGGAGTTCAGGCTCAAACACCGCGATGGCTCCGACGTGTGGATACTGACCCGCGAAGTACCTTTCCGGCGCAATGGGGGCGGAAAAGTAAAGGAGGTACTCGGTACGGCCATTGATATCACCGGCCGCAAGCTGGCTGAGCAGGAGCTGCTAAGTGCGAAGCAGGCCGCCGAGGAGGCTACCCGTATCAAGTCAGACTTCCTCTCGACCATGAGCCACGAGATCCGCACACCGATGAACGCCATCGTAGGCTTCACGGACCTGCTCCTCGTGGGCCAGCTCGACAGCCAGCAGCGGCAGTACCTGAATACCATTAAGTACTCGGCGGATAACCTCATGGTGATCCTCAATGATATTCTTGATTTTTCAAAAATTGAGGCGGGTAAATTCAAGCTGGACCGTTTTGAGTTCGATATCCGCGACCGGATCGCTTACCTCGTCGATACGTTCAGAATCAGGGCTACGCAGAAAGATGTGGACCTTTTCTTTTGTGTAGACGATGATGTACCTGGAATCCTACTGGGTGATCCGCACCGGCTGAACCAGATCCTGGTCAACCTGGTAGGGAATGCACTGAAATTTACCGAAGAGGGCTGTGTGCGCATTTCACTCCACCTGGATAAGGATTACGGCAACAATGCAGATATCCGCATTGAGGTAGCGGACACGGGTATCGGGATTTCGGAAGATAAAATGAATACTATTTTCGATAGTTTTTCACAGGCACATCACAATGACGCCAACAAGTTTTTCGGCGGTACCGGCCTGGGACTGACGATTACCCGCCAGCTCACCGAGCTGCTCGACGGCACGATCAAGGCGGAAAGTACCCTGGGAAAGGGGTCGGTATTTACGGTTACACTTAATTTTGGAAAAGGCGATACTTCTTACCGGGAAGAAAAAACAGATAATCCCGTGGTACATTCCCTCAAAGGTTACCGCATCCTGGCAGCCGAGGACATTCTCGCCAACCAGATTCTGCTCAAACACCTGCTTGAAAAATGGGAGGCGGGCTATACCATCTGCAGCAATGGGAAAGAGCTGCTGGGAGCCTTGGCTGAAAATGATTTCGACCTTATCCTGATGGATATTCAAATGCCCGTTATGGATGGTATTACGGCTATGAAAAAGATTCAGTCATCTATGCTGCACAAGGCACACATTCCTGTAATCGCGCTTACGGCGGATACATTTGCGGTGCAGACACCCGAGATTGCGCAATGCAATTTCAGCGGATTTGTAACCAAGCCTTTCAAGGCAGGCGACCTCATCAGCGAAATCAGCCGCCACCTGGTACTCGAAGCCTCCGGGCAGGAACCGCGTTTTTCAGCAAACTGA